In a single window of the Gossypium hirsutum isolate 1008001.06 chromosome A13, Gossypium_hirsutum_v2.1, whole genome shotgun sequence genome:
- the LOC107933270 gene encoding uncharacterized protein — translation MKSILQQLINHRIHPCTLIFITYPYGYDECDCCGEHIVSGMKFYCNICDLNLHVKCALFPTIDSEDAKEIKHFYHPHTLAHVENDEEYGSEPRCVACTEICLPPTPTFRCSRSCKHFFLHQSCVVKLPYKSYTIKHPFHPTHPLIITSRPYNDHIRTCGVCFRSIDSTLLAYSCRGYECKFNLHLDCYNVLPSITFSGHEHLLNLLEKSPNVTCYLCGVNCRNFVLRCVSCDINIHLQCLPSALQCLPSAPKTIKHKSHLHPLTLTKSPFEYELNLDEEDDEFYCDICEQKKNQRELIYYCAECKFIAEVKCVISEVLSLSFEDNLFEKEIPKNHVIEAYPKIQKWQLENLLLKRIRLHEGQLVLEAKMKQLETTRMQLEEDLNGEKMR, via the exons ATGAAGAGCATTCTGCAACAGTTGATCAATCATCGCATCCATCCATGCACTCTCATATTCATCACATATCCTTACGGATATGACGAATGTGATTGTTGTGGCGAACATATTGTCTCCGGCATGAAGTTCTACTGTAACATATGTGATCTCAACCTCCATGTCAAATGTGCCCTATTTCCCACCATAGACTCTGAAGATGCCAAAGAGATCAAACATTTCTATCACCCGCACACACTAGCTCATGTCGAAAACGATGAAGAATATGGCAGCGAACCTCGTTGTGTAGCATGTACAGAGATTTGCTTACCTCCCACACCAACTTTCAGGTGTAGTAGATCATGCAAGCACTTCTTTTTACATCAATCATGCGTTGTTAAATTACCTTACAAATCTTATACAATTAAGCATCCTTTTCATCCCACTCACCCTCTCATCATTACATCCCGTCCATACAATGATCATATCCGCACTTGTGGTGTATGTTTCCGGAGCATTGATTCAACTCTCTTAGCATATAGCTGTCGGGGATATGAGTGTAAGTTTAACCTTCACTTGGATTGTTATAATGTGCTGCCTTCTATTACGTTTAGTGGCCATGAACACCTTCTCAATCTCCTTGAGAAATCACCCAATGTTACTTGCTATCTTTGTGGTGTTAACTGTCGTAACTTCGTCCTTCGATGTGTGTCATGTGACATTAACATCCATCTCCAATGTCTTCCTTCAGCACTCCAGTGTCTTCCTTCAGCACCTAAAACAATAAAGCACAAATCTCATCTTCATCCTTTAACCCTTACAAAGTCTCCTTTTGAATACGAGTTAAACttggatgaagaagatgatgaattttattGTGACATTTGCGagcaaaagaaaaaccaaagaGAGTTAATTTACTATTGTGCGGAGTGCAAATTTATTGCTGAAGTCAAGTGCGTAATTTCAGAG GTGTTGTCATTATCTTTTGAGGACAActtatttgaaaaagaaattcCGAAAAATCACGTGATTGAAGCTTATCCGAAAATTCAAAAATGGCAGCTGGAAAATCTCCTACTAAAGCGCATTAGATTACACGAAGGACAACTGGTATTAGAAGCAAAAATGAAGCAATTAGAAACAACAAGGATGCAGTTAGAAGAAGACTTGAATGGTGAAAAAATGAGGTGA